Proteins encoded in a region of the Tepidisphaeraceae bacterium genome:
- a CDS encoding nuclear transport factor 2 family protein has protein sequence MSANNKAILQRANAAITRGDHEGFLAHCTEDVEWTFVGDRTLTGKAAIRQYINETYLEPPQFDVAHLIAEGDTLVATGQIAIKEANGTKVHFAYCDVWRLREGQLAELTAYVVEIKREG, from the coding sequence ATGTCAGCCAACAACAAAGCCATCCTCCAACGAGCCAATGCGGCAATCACGCGCGGCGACCACGAGGGGTTCCTTGCCCACTGCACTGAGGACGTCGAATGGACGTTCGTCGGCGACCGAACGCTGACGGGAAAGGCCGCCATCCGCCAGTACATCAACGAGACGTACCTCGAGCCGCCCCAGTTCGACGTCGCCCACCTGATCGCAGAGGGCGACACCCTCGTGGCGACCGGCCAAATCGCGATCAAGGAGGCCAACGGCACCAAAGTCCATTTCGCCTACTGCGACGTCTGGCGCCTCCGCGAGGGCCAACTGGCCGAACTCACCGCATACGTCGTCGAAATCAAACGGGAAGGTTAG
- the purF gene encoding amidophosphoribosyltransferase — MPVSLPQFEEYEKKEKCGVFGIWGTPDASAIAYQGLFAQQHRGQESAGIVTSDGTDLHGHAGMGLVSQVFTPRMMKEELVGHAAIGHVRYSTTGSSKLCNAQPLLRQFRMGPVAVAHNGNLVNATLLREQYEEHGHIFQSTTDTEVIVHLLAKPTHINKHDPLPHVLRHLQGSFSLLFLFPDRIEAVRDPWGFRPLSLGKTAAGQWVVASETCAFDVIDATYVREIEPGEIVTINNDGLSSRRFSEPAPEQAHCVFEHVYFANPASRIFGQNVHIVREQMGRVLAREAPVNADFVMPMPDSGRSAALGFSKESKTPFEEGIVPNRFVGRTFILPGQAARDRAVAMKLNIIPDVIAGQRVVIVEDSVVRGTTTRSKMRAIRRAGAKEIHLRVSCPPIRHPCFYGIDFPTSTELIAHERTVDEIAAFLEVDSLAYLSLDGMLSVMNRDKQQYCTACWSGHYKIPIDEPTAKFNFERDQLKMF; from the coding sequence TTGCCCGTTTCGCTGCCCCAGTTTGAAGAGTACGAGAAGAAGGAAAAGTGCGGCGTGTTCGGCATCTGGGGGACGCCCGATGCGTCGGCCATCGCGTATCAGGGCCTCTTCGCGCAGCAACATCGCGGGCAGGAGTCGGCGGGCATCGTCACCTCCGACGGTACCGATCTGCACGGCCACGCGGGCATGGGGCTGGTCAGCCAAGTGTTTACGCCGCGCATGATGAAGGAAGAACTCGTCGGCCACGCCGCCATCGGGCACGTGCGCTACAGTACGACCGGCAGCAGTAAGTTGTGCAACGCACAGCCTTTACTGCGGCAATTCCGCATGGGGCCGGTGGCGGTGGCGCACAACGGGAACCTGGTGAATGCGACTTTGCTGCGCGAGCAGTACGAGGAGCACGGCCACATCTTCCAGAGCACGACGGACACGGAAGTGATTGTCCACCTGCTGGCCAAGCCCACGCACATCAACAAGCACGACCCGCTGCCCCACGTGTTGCGGCACTTGCAGGGGTCGTTCAGCCTGCTGTTCCTGTTTCCCGATCGCATCGAAGCCGTCCGCGACCCCTGGGGCTTTCGGCCGCTTTCATTAGGCAAGACGGCGGCGGGGCAGTGGGTGGTGGCGAGTGAGACGTGCGCGTTCGACGTGATCGACGCCACCTACGTGCGCGAGATCGAGCCCGGCGAGATCGTGACGATCAACAACGACGGCCTCAGCAGCCGCCGGTTCAGCGAGCCGGCGCCCGAGCAGGCGCACTGCGTGTTCGAGCACGTCTACTTCGCCAACCCGGCCAGCCGGATTTTCGGGCAGAACGTGCACATCGTGCGCGAGCAGATGGGCCGCGTGCTGGCGCGCGAAGCGCCGGTGAACGCCGACTTTGTGATGCCGATGCCCGACAGCGGCCGCAGCGCCGCGCTCGGCTTTTCGAAGGAGTCGAAGACGCCGTTCGAAGAGGGGATCGTGCCGAACCGGTTCGTCGGCCGCACGTTCATCCTGCCGGGCCAGGCCGCCCGCGACCGGGCGGTGGCGATGAAGCTGAACATCATCCCGGATGTAATCGCCGGCCAACGCGTGGTGATCGTGGAAGACTCGGTGGTCCGCGGCACGACGACGCGCTCGAAGATGCGGGCGATCCGCCGGGCCGGGGCCAAGGAGATCCACCTGCGCGTCAGCTGCCCCCCGATTCGGCATCCATGCTTTTACGGGATCGACTTCCCCACCAGCACTGAACTGATCGCCCACGAGCGCACGGTCGACGAGATCGCGGCTTTCCTTGAGGTCGACAGTCTGGCCTACCTGTCGTTGGACGGCATGCTGTCGGTGATGAACCGCGACAAGCAGCAGTACTGCACCGCCTGCTGGAGCGGCCACTACAAGATTCCGATCGACGAGCCGACCGCGAAGTTCAACTTCGAGCGCGATCAGCTGAAGATGTTTTAA
- a CDS encoding tetratricopeptide repeat protein, whose protein sequence is MALSPQMQRAFVLQQQNRHVDAERELRQHLATDPRDAYAHAMLADSLVELSRFDEAEQEAKESIGIAPDEAFGHAVMARLLRARNRFKSAEIAIREAIAIDSNNPSYFAILAATLLDLRRWRDALDAANEGLAIDPKDSGCLNLRAMALTQLGDRDAAASTTEGALADDPENALAHATHGWTLLHQNDPRRAMEHFREALRLDPTMDYARTGILESMKARNPFYRLMLRYFLFMSRLDSRVQWGIVLGGFFGARILRSAANRNPDLAPFIWPVLILYIAFALSTWLAPSLFNLLLRLHPFGKHVLDDDERRVSTLTGIALGTAAIFGVSYLVTGALWALIAGVVGLLVSLPLSRYNQCHVGWPRRAMVGILVVLVTLGLTASAFTFNDPEDSRGSTFFTIFIYGCLLSQFGASALNGIRPER, encoded by the coding sequence ATGGCACTTTCCCCACAGATGCAGCGTGCGTTCGTCCTGCAGCAACAGAACCGTCACGTCGACGCCGAGCGCGAGTTGCGCCAACACCTGGCGACCGACCCGCGCGACGCGTACGCCCACGCGATGCTCGCCGACTCGCTCGTCGAGCTGTCGCGCTTCGACGAGGCCGAACAGGAGGCGAAGGAGTCGATCGGCATCGCGCCCGACGAGGCGTTCGGTCACGCGGTGATGGCGCGCCTGCTGCGGGCGCGCAACCGCTTCAAGAGCGCCGAGATCGCGATACGCGAGGCGATCGCCATCGATTCGAACAACCCCAGCTACTTCGCGATCTTAGCCGCCACCCTGCTCGACCTGCGCCGCTGGCGCGACGCGCTCGACGCCGCCAATGAAGGCCTGGCCATCGACCCAAAGGATTCCGGCTGCCTGAACCTGCGCGCGATGGCGCTCACGCAGCTCGGCGACCGCGACGCCGCCGCCAGCACCACCGAGGGCGCGCTGGCCGACGATCCGGAGAACGCGCTGGCCCACGCGACGCACGGCTGGACGCTGTTGCACCAGAACGACCCGCGCCGTGCGATGGAACACTTTCGCGAAGCGCTGCGGCTCGACCCGACCATGGATTACGCCCGTACGGGCATCCTGGAATCGATGAAGGCGCGGAACCCGTTTTACCGGCTGATGCTCCGGTACTTCCTGTTCATGTCGCGCCTGGACTCCCGCGTGCAGTGGGGCATCGTGCTGGGCGGGTTCTTCGGCGCCCGCATCCTTCGCTCGGCGGCCAACCGCAACCCCGACCTCGCCCCGTTCATCTGGCCGGTCCTCATCCTCTACATCGCCTTCGCGCTCAGCACGTGGCTGGCGCCGTCGCTGTTCAACCTGCTGCTGCGCCTTCACCCGTTCGGTAAGCACGTGCTGGACGACGACGAACGGCGCGTGTCGACGCTTACCGGTATCGCGCTCGGAACCGCGGCGATCTTCGGCGTCAGCTACCTCGTCACCGGGGCGCTCTGGGCGCTGATCGCAGGCGTGGTGGGCCTGCTCGTCTCGCTGCCGCTGTCGCGATACAACCAGTGCCACGTGGGCTGGCCCCGCCGGGCGATGGTCGGCATCTTGGTCGTGCTGGTCACGCTCGGCCTGACCGCCAGCGCGTTCACGTTCAACGACCCCGAGGACTCGCGCGGCTCCACGTTCTTCACGATCTTCATCTACGGCTGTCTGCTGTCGCAATTCGGCGCCAGCGCGCTGAACGGCATCCGCCCTGAGCGATGA
- a CDS encoding phytanoyl-CoA dioxygenase family protein, with product MSLSSDQIASFKSHGYVVAPGFFSPTEARAMQLEIERFKRTGLVRNVATEGDGKTTSQSKRNLQLCPMFDKSDLFKALPFDARVAAAVSSLIGLPARLHLDQVFLKPAGDGAGTSWHQDNAYFHLANPMQGTAMWIAVHDATIANGTMEVIPDVFLDKLEHKRDAGSDHHVRCYPDEAKAVPLELKAGGAVFFCYGTPHCTRGNTTDRDRAGAAFHFLRTDANDGAYMKQWGSAKPGNPHITGPLASDGVQEYGKRMSGAFNREVAAIIEAAPAMSPATAIV from the coding sequence ATGTCACTGTCGTCCGATCAGATCGCATCGTTCAAGTCTCACGGATACGTAGTCGCCCCGGGCTTCTTCTCGCCAACCGAGGCCCGCGCCATGCAGCTGGAAATCGAACGCTTCAAGCGCACGGGCCTCGTGCGCAACGTCGCGACTGAGGGGGATGGGAAGACGACCTCGCAGAGCAAGCGCAACCTGCAACTGTGCCCCATGTTCGACAAGAGCGACCTGTTCAAGGCGCTGCCGTTCGACGCGCGCGTCGCCGCCGCCGTGTCGTCGCTCATCGGCTTGCCCGCCCGGCTGCACCTGGACCAGGTCTTCCTCAAGCCGGCCGGCGACGGCGCCGGCACCAGCTGGCATCAGGACAATGCCTACTTCCACCTTGCCAACCCCATGCAGGGCACCGCGATGTGGATCGCCGTGCACGATGCGACGATCGCGAACGGGACGATGGAGGTGATCCCCGATGTCTTCCTCGACAAGCTCGAGCACAAGCGCGACGCCGGCAGCGACCATCACGTGCGATGCTATCCGGACGAAGCCAAAGCGGTCCCGCTCGAGCTGAAGGCCGGCGGCGCCGTGTTCTTCTGCTACGGCACGCCCCACTGCACCCGCGGCAACACCACCGACCGCGACCGCGCCGGCGCCGCGTTCCACTTCCTCCGCACCGACGCGAACGACGGCGCCTATATGAAACAATGGGGCTCCGCCAAGCCCGGCAATCCCCACATCACCGGTCCGCTGGCATCGGACGGCGTTCAGGAATACGGCAAGCGCATGTCCGGCGCGTTCAACCGCGAGGTCGCCGCGATCATCGAAGCCGCCCCGGCGATGAGCCCGGCGACGGCGATCGTCTGA
- a CDS encoding AraC family transcriptional regulator: MVAPLDTARPTFLPLPDSLGCALTQPAGSTGWHTHPFDELCLIDTTSTTIGHAGRKRVAGPGTLFLFKRGEQHGYWNTASQSPRLWVIHYRGDESLYAAMPHLLHRQPGRRIWRLSDERAEAFKAMHVKISIERARERTGAEAAQSAWLRLLLVTVARWSATASTTRASNDAADVASPKLMDAELLQLWRIVHDYTGDPAGLSSEIRSEIPNYDSLRHRFRKAVGESPTKMWAKLRMQQAQNLLLESNLSIKEIAHRVGYARQHEFTRAFSHRFGLPPTAWRDATYSTPATTGSTAAKARRATGAHTAIT; this comes from the coding sequence ATGGTCGCACCTTTGGATACGGCACGCCCCACCTTCCTGCCACTACCGGACTCGCTGGGATGCGCGTTGACGCAACCCGCCGGGTCGACCGGGTGGCATACTCACCCGTTTGACGAACTGTGCCTGATCGACACGACCTCCACAACCATCGGTCACGCGGGTCGCAAGCGGGTTGCCGGCCCGGGCACGCTGTTCCTCTTCAAGCGTGGCGAACAGCACGGCTACTGGAACACGGCGTCGCAGTCGCCGCGCCTTTGGGTCATCCACTACCGCGGGGACGAGTCGCTCTACGCCGCAATGCCTCACTTGCTGCACCGGCAGCCCGGGCGTCGCATCTGGCGATTGTCGGACGAGCGGGCCGAGGCGTTCAAGGCGATGCACGTCAAAATCAGCATCGAGCGCGCCCGCGAACGGACCGGCGCAGAGGCGGCCCAGTCAGCATGGCTGCGTCTACTGCTCGTCACCGTCGCACGCTGGAGCGCAACGGCATCGACCACGAGGGCCAGCAACGACGCGGCGGACGTGGCGTCGCCCAAACTGATGGACGCCGAACTGTTGCAACTGTGGCGCATCGTCCACGACTACACCGGCGACCCCGCCGGACTTAGTAGCGAGATCAGGTCGGAGATTCCCAACTACGATTCGCTGCGCCACCGCTTTCGCAAAGCCGTGGGTGAATCGCCTACAAAAATGTGGGCCAAACTTCGGATGCAGCAGGCCCAGAACCTGCTCCTGGAGTCGAACCTGAGCATCAAGGAGATCGCCCATCGCGTCGGGTATGCCCGGCAACACGAATTCACCCGCGCGTTCAGCCATCGGTTCGGCCTGCCGCCCACCGCGTGGCGCGACGCCACGTATTCCACGCCGGCGACAACAGGTTCCACGGCGGCTAAAGCACGCCGCGCCACCGGAGCACATACTGCGATCACCTAA
- a CDS encoding ankyrin repeat domain-containing protein, which yields MFVVITLGISTGCSSRIWAPMHAAAKLDNPNKIRQLVADGRDVNSTKHHGHRSPLYTAAHYSSYNAAKALLDAGADPNQKHSNGTTPLMVASSRGSIRTVEMMLAKQGNPNLQARNGYSSLHYAVQGGQAQIVKLLLRNGADAGKLDRRGRTAFDLAEQLGDADVIVAMGGKVL from the coding sequence TTGTTCGTTGTCATTACGCTGGGTATAAGCACCGGTTGCAGTTCGCGCATCTGGGCGCCCATGCACGCCGCGGCGAAGCTGGATAACCCGAATAAGATTCGCCAGCTCGTGGCCGACGGCAGGGACGTCAACTCGACGAAGCACCACGGCCACCGTTCCCCGCTGTACACAGCCGCCCACTACAGCAGTTACAACGCCGCCAAGGCCCTGCTGGACGCCGGTGCCGACCCGAACCAGAAGCATTCCAACGGCACGACGCCGCTCATGGTCGCGTCGTCGCGCGGGTCGATCCGCACTGTGGAGATGATGCTGGCCAAGCAGGGCAACCCGAACCTGCAGGCGAGGAACGGCTACTCGTCGCTGCACTACGCGGTGCAGGGTGGACAGGCTCAGATCGTCAAGCTGCTGCTGCGCAACGGGGCCGATGCCGGGAAGCTGGACCGTCGCGGGCGCACGGCGTTCGATTTGGCCGAACAGCTGGGGGATGCGGACGTGATCGTCGCGATGGGTGGGAAGGTGCTGTAG
- a CDS encoding SDR family oxidoreductase — translation MLNGKVVIVTGAGRGIGAAIARVCAKHGASVAINYAVSRDKAEAVAADIRATGGTARTYAADVRDATAVNAMVAQVHADFGRIDGVVNNAIAGRQHGSLDVATDADYDTAFAFGCRAVINTTKAVRPIFKAQGGGRIVNIVTELWNVAPENWSVYMAGKGAMIGVSRSLARELGPEQITVNMVAPGWMIDEKVDLTADGPQGYAKSTPLRRQGSADEIGNGCVYFLSELAGFVTGAYLPVTGGRVAQVGT, via the coding sequence ATGCTGAACGGAAAAGTCGTCATCGTGACCGGTGCGGGCCGTGGGATCGGGGCCGCCATTGCGCGGGTGTGCGCCAAGCACGGCGCGAGCGTGGCGATCAACTACGCCGTCAGCCGCGACAAGGCCGAGGCGGTCGCGGCCGACATTCGCGCCACCGGTGGCACCGCCCGCACCTACGCCGCCGACGTGCGCGATGCCACCGCGGTGAACGCGATGGTCGCACAGGTCCACGCCGATTTTGGCCGCATCGACGGCGTCGTCAACAACGCGATCGCCGGCCGGCAGCACGGCTCGCTCGACGTCGCGACCGACGCCGACTACGACACGGCGTTCGCCTTCGGCTGCCGCGCCGTCATCAACACCACCAAGGCCGTCCGCCCGATCTTCAAAGCCCAAGGCGGCGGGCGCATCGTCAACATCGTCACCGAACTCTGGAACGTCGCCCCGGAAAACTGGTCCGTCTACATGGCCGGCAAGGGCGCGATGATCGGCGTCTCCCGCTCGCTCGCGCGCGAACTCGGCCCCGAGCAGATCACCGTCAACATGGTCGCCCCCGGCTGGATGATCGACGAAAAGGTCGACCTCACCGCCGACGGCCCCCAGGGCTATGCCAAGTCCACCCCCCTCCGCCGCCAGGGCAGCGCCGACGAGATCGGCAACGGCTGCGTCTACTTCCTAAGCGAACTGGCGGGGTTCGTTACGGGGGCGTACTTGCCGGTAACGGGCGGGCGGGTGGCGCAGGTGGGGACGTGA
- a CDS encoding deoxyhypusine synthase, with amino-acid sequence MNQENSYLNVTPLKAQHTGSEAKKHFFSLGEIQHIDVTKNPAIANVVEQMANMAFSARDLNRAADIYDRMLKENDCGIILTLAGSLISAGLKKVIVDMVKNNMVDAIVSTGANIVDQDFFEALGFKHYIAEEKLKSGLFDNELREHAIDRIYDTLIDEEELRLCDEATQKAFDEMEAGPHSSREFIRQLGKHLDDNGGPKCADSIIYECYKRQIPIFCPAFSDCSAGFGLVYHAVNRGYDSARTATWDGGKDFYELTQLKIKNPNTGIFMIGGGVPKNFTQDIVVCAEVLGHDAPMHKYAIQVTIADVRDGALSSSTLKEASSWGKVSTAYEQMVFSEATLAVPMIVGYAYHKGSWKTRTAKKWNELLETATATA; translated from the coding sequence ATGAATCAGGAAAACAGCTACCTCAACGTTACGCCCCTCAAGGCGCAGCACACCGGTTCCGAAGCGAAGAAGCACTTCTTCTCGCTCGGCGAAATTCAGCACATCGACGTGACGAAGAACCCGGCCATCGCCAACGTCGTCGAGCAGATGGCCAACATGGCCTTCAGCGCCCGCGACCTCAACCGCGCCGCCGACATCTACGACCGCATGCTGAAGGAAAACGACTGCGGCATCATCCTCACGCTCGCCGGGTCGCTGATCTCGGCCGGGCTGAAGAAGGTGATCGTCGACATGGTCAAGAACAACATGGTCGACGCCATCGTCAGCACCGGCGCCAACATCGTCGACCAGGACTTCTTCGAGGCCCTCGGCTTCAAGCACTACATCGCTGAGGAGAAGCTCAAGAGCGGCCTGTTCGACAACGAGCTGCGCGAGCACGCGATCGACCGCATCTACGACACGCTCATCGACGAGGAAGAGCTGCGCCTCTGCGACGAGGCCACCCAGAAGGCCTTCGACGAGATGGAAGCCGGCCCGCACAGCAGCCGCGAGTTCATCCGGCAGCTCGGCAAGCACCTGGACGACAACGGCGGGCCCAAGTGCGCCGACAGCATCATCTACGAGTGCTACAAGCGGCAGATCCCGATCTTCTGCCCGGCGTTCAGCGACTGCTCGGCTGGGTTCGGCTTGGTCTACCACGCCGTCAACCGCGGCTACGACAGCGCCCGCACCGCCACCTGGGACGGCGGCAAGGACTTTTACGAACTGACCCAGCTGAAGATCAAGAACCCCAACACGGGCATCTTCATGATCGGCGGCGGCGTGCCGAAGAACTTCACCCAGGACATCGTGGTGTGCGCCGAGGTGCTCGGCCACGACGCCCCGATGCACAAGTACGCCATCCAGGTCACCATCGCCGACGTTCGCGATGGCGCCCTCTCCAGCAGCACCCTGAAGGAAGCGAGCAGCTGGGGCAAGGTCAGCACCGCCTACGAACAGATGGTCTTCAGCGAGGCCACGCTGGCCGTCCCCATGATCGTCGGCTACGCCTACCACAAGGGCAGCTGGAAGACGCGTACGGCTAAGAAGTGGAACGAGCTGCTCGAGACGGCGACGGCCACCGCGTAG
- a CDS encoding AAA family ATPase: protein MSSSDATLNALREALKLSPDNLPLRLHLAQSLLNLGHAEEAEREFRAAIQQSPQNADVKVGLATAFSHQGKNSEAMVIVEDLIKATDCPAAANVLYARLLVKAGDVERAVRQYKRGIEKDPASADVELAARLGINARPEESDVVDGKVRATWDGGDTDAPAEVERPTIRFKDVGGMEALKEEIRLKIIHPLEHADLYKAYGKAIGGGILMYGPPGCGKTHLARATAGEIDAGFIAVGISDVLDMWIGNSEKNLNALFEQARRAKPCVLFFDEVDALAASRADMRTSGGRHLINQFLSELDGVKSNNDGVLVLAATNAPWHVDPAFRRPGRFDRILFVPPPDAPARAGILRILLAGKPVQDVDHDAVAKRTAEFSGADLKAVVDQTIEAKLREAMKAGLPKPITTKDLLAAVPLVKPSTREWFSAARNYALYSNQGGTYDDILKYMKT, encoded by the coding sequence ATGTCATCATCAGACGCCACGTTGAACGCGTTGCGCGAGGCCCTGAAGCTCTCGCCAGATAACCTGCCGCTGCGCCTGCACTTGGCGCAGTCGCTGTTGAACCTGGGCCACGCCGAGGAGGCCGAGCGCGAGTTTCGGGCCGCCATCCAGCAGTCGCCGCAGAACGCGGACGTAAAGGTGGGCCTGGCGACGGCGTTCAGCCATCAGGGCAAGAACTCCGAAGCGATGGTGATTGTCGAAGACCTCATTAAAGCGACCGACTGCCCCGCGGCCGCCAACGTGCTGTACGCGCGACTGCTGGTGAAGGCGGGTGACGTCGAGCGGGCCGTGCGGCAGTACAAGCGCGGCATTGAAAAAGACCCCGCCTCGGCCGATGTCGAGCTCGCCGCCCGGCTGGGCATCAATGCCCGCCCGGAGGAGAGCGACGTGGTCGACGGGAAGGTGCGCGCCACCTGGGACGGTGGCGACACCGACGCGCCCGCCGAGGTGGAACGCCCCACGATCCGCTTCAAGGACGTGGGCGGCATGGAAGCGCTGAAGGAAGAGATCCGCCTGAAGATCATCCACCCGCTTGAGCACGCCGACCTCTACAAGGCGTACGGCAAGGCGATCGGGGGCGGCATTCTGATGTACGGCCCGCCGGGCTGTGGCAAGACGCACCTCGCCCGCGCCACCGCCGGTGAGATCGACGCCGGCTTCATCGCCGTCGGCATCTCCGACGTGCTGGACATGTGGATCGGCAACAGCGAGAAGAACCTTAACGCCCTATTCGAGCAGGCGCGCCGCGCCAAACCCTGCGTGCTGTTCTTCGACGAGGTGGATGCCCTCGCCGCCAGCCGGGCGGACATGCGCACGAGCGGTGGCCGGCACCTCATCAACCAGTTCCTGTCCGAGCTGGACGGCGTGAAGTCGAACAACGACGGTGTGCTCGTGCTGGCGGCCACCAACGCCCCGTGGCACGTCGACCCGGCCTTCCGCCGGCCCGGGCGTTTCGACCGCATCCTGTTCGTGCCCCCGCCGGACGCGCCGGCGCGGGCGGGCATCCTGCGCATCCTGCTGGCCGGCAAGCCGGTGCAGGACGTCGACCACGACGCCGTCGCCAAGCGCACGGCCGAGTTCAGCGGCGCCGACCTGAAGGCCGTGGTCGACCAGACCATCGAGGCCAAGCTGCGCGAGGCGATGAAGGCCGGCCTGCCCAAGCCCATCACCACCAAGGACCTGCTGGCCGCCGTGCCGTTGGTGAAGCCCAGCACGCGCGAATGGTTCAGCGCGGCCCGCAACTACGCGCTCTACTCGAACCAGGGCGGCACGTACGACGACATCCTGAAGTACATGAAGACGTAG